The Lysobacter gummosus genome includes a region encoding these proteins:
- a CDS encoding glycosyltransferase family 4 protein, producing the protein MPSPEPTNPRRLTVMQLLPALESGGVERSTLEVADALVRAGHRAIVVSAGGRLVPKLLASGAEHIELPIGRKSPSTLLHAFKLRRLWADLNVDLVHARSRLPAWIGLLAWRGMSEQARPRLVTTVHGLNSPSRYSAVMTRGERVICVSRTVRDYVLQHYPDTEPDKLRIIPRGIDTLAFPRAPWPDRDARAWAAAQHPALAGEGPLLLLPGRGTRLKGHADGLQLLADLRADGRDARLWLPGARESGREAYIGEMEQLAQQLGVADAVAFTEPTDAIARAYAASDLVLQLSRKPEAFGRTVVEALACGRPVLGWNHGGVGELLAQLQPRGAVEPFDAQAAQSAACELLTQAPAAVDTMAFSLRAMQEATLAVYAELIDAH; encoded by the coding sequence CGACGAACCCCCGCCGGCTGACGGTCATGCAGTTGCTGCCGGCGCTGGAATCGGGCGGTGTCGAACGTTCCACCCTGGAAGTCGCCGACGCGCTGGTGCGCGCCGGCCATCGCGCGATCGTGGTCTCGGCCGGCGGCCGGCTGGTGCCCAAGCTGCTGGCCAGCGGCGCGGAACACATCGAATTGCCGATCGGACGCAAGTCGCCGTCCACTTTGCTGCACGCGTTCAAGCTGCGCCGCTTGTGGGCCGACTTGAACGTCGATCTGGTCCATGCGCGCTCGCGCCTGCCGGCCTGGATCGGCCTGCTGGCCTGGCGCGGCATGAGCGAACAGGCGCGGCCGCGCCTGGTCACCACCGTGCACGGCCTGAACTCGCCCTCGCGCTACAGCGCGGTGATGACCCGCGGCGAGCGCGTGATCTGCGTCTCGCGCACCGTGCGCGACTACGTGCTCCAACACTATCCCGACACCGAGCCGGACAAACTGCGGATCATCCCGCGCGGCATCGACACGCTGGCGTTCCCGCGCGCGCCGTGGCCCGATCGCGACGCGCGCGCGTGGGCGGCGGCGCAGCACCCGGCGCTGGCTGGCGAGGGCCCGTTGCTGCTGCTGCCCGGCCGCGGCACGCGCCTGAAAGGCCACGCCGACGGTCTGCAACTGTTGGCCGACCTGCGCGCCGACGGCCGCGATGCGCGGCTGTGGCTGCCGGGCGCGCGCGAAAGCGGACGCGAGGCATACATCGGCGAAATGGAACAACTCGCGCAACAACTCGGCGTCGCCGACGCGGTGGCCTTCACCGAGCCGACCGACGCGATCGCGCGCGCCTACGCCGCCAGCGATCTGGTCCTGCAGCTGTCGCGCAAACCCGAGGCCTTCGGCCGCACCGTGGTCGAAGCGCTGGCCTGCGGGCGGCCGGTGCTGGGCTGGAATCACGGCGGCGTCGGCGAGCTGCTGGCGCAGCTGCAGCCGCGCGGCGCGGTCGAGCCCTTCGATGCGCAGGCTGCGCAAAGCGCGGCTTGCGAATTGCTAACGCAAGCGCCCGCGGCAGTGGATACGATGGCGTTTTCCCTGCGGGCGATGCAGGAGGCCACGCTTGCCGTCTATGCCGAACTCATCGACGCCCACTGA
- a CDS encoding O-antigen ligase family protein, with protein MPPSTAHAPPELPPAIVGWRWAPVWVLAYVALLFAPGIAETALSLGAITMLVKLVLARFNTGARLLSDPAWALTSVLFAAYWLPELISAIDAVDPGRALREAAVDLRYLPFLWLVAAAVASKEGRRTTFGGLAIIISIWTADALLQGISGTSPLFFLIDALKHALNGHSTCSEAEIASVDRLGGILGPCNLKLGQVIASFSPFVLYAAARRYGVGGWLAASAAVGIVVVLAGSRASWITFALVLLLSGWRLLGWKRLLALFASGLLALVVLNFTSTQVHDRLQRTSHIVSTDLIGVDTALSGRTRIWRAALCMVAEHPINGVGARGFREAFPACDPQPGLVTSWGYGPALHAHQLILEVLSETGAFGLLMWLAGAALAWRAWTFADGAARERARPAMLALLVTVFPFNTHLAFYSTFWGGLTLLLAALYAGSLLAQPPLDGTRVDSR; from the coding sequence CTGCCGCCGTCCACCGCGCACGCGCCGCCGGAGCTGCCGCCGGCGATCGTCGGCTGGCGCTGGGCGCCGGTGTGGGTGCTGGCCTACGTCGCCTTGCTGTTCGCGCCGGGCATCGCCGAGACCGCGCTGAGCCTGGGCGCGATCACCATGCTGGTGAAGCTGGTGCTGGCGCGCTTCAACACCGGCGCGCGCCTGCTCAGCGATCCGGCCTGGGCGCTGACCAGCGTGCTGTTCGCGGCCTACTGGCTGCCCGAACTGATTTCCGCGATCGACGCGGTCGATCCGGGGCGCGCCTTGCGCGAGGCCGCGGTGGACCTGCGTTATCTGCCGTTCCTGTGGCTGGTCGCGGCCGCGGTCGCGTCGAAGGAAGGACGTCGCACCACCTTCGGCGGGCTGGCGATCATCATCTCGATCTGGACCGCCGACGCGCTGCTGCAAGGCATCAGCGGCACCAGTCCGCTGTTCTTCCTGATCGATGCGCTCAAGCACGCGCTCAACGGCCACAGCACCTGCAGCGAGGCTGAGATTGCCAGCGTCGACCGGCTCGGCGGCATCCTCGGCCCCTGCAATCTCAAACTCGGCCAGGTGATAGCGAGCTTCTCGCCGTTCGTGCTGTACGCGGCCGCGCGCCGCTACGGCGTGGGCGGCTGGCTGGCGGCGAGCGCGGCGGTCGGAATCGTGGTGGTGCTGGCCGGTTCGCGCGCGTCGTGGATCACCTTCGCCCTGGTGCTGCTGCTGTCGGGCTGGCGCCTGCTGGGCTGGAAGCGGTTGCTCGCGTTGTTCGCCTCGGGCCTGCTGGCGCTGGTGGTGCTGAATTTCACCTCGACCCAGGTGCACGACCGCCTGCAGCGCACCTCGCACATCGTCAGCACCGATCTGATCGGCGTGGACACCGCGCTGTCGGGACGCACGCGGATCTGGCGCGCGGCGCTGTGCATGGTCGCCGAACATCCCATCAACGGCGTGGGCGCGCGCGGTTTCCGCGAAGCCTTCCCGGCCTGCGATCCGCAGCCGGGCTTGGTCACGTCCTGGGGCTACGGCCCGGCCTTGCACGCGCATCAGCTGATACTGGAAGTGCTCAGCGAAACCGGCGCGTTCGGCCTGCTGATGTGGCTGGCCGGCGCGGCCCTGGCCTGGCGCGCGTGGACCTTCGCCGACGGCGCTGCGCGCGAACGCGCGCGGCCGGCGATGCTGGCCTTGCTGGTGACGGTGTTTCCGTTCAACACCCACCTGGCCTTTTATTCGACCTTCTGGGGCGGGCTGACCTTGCTGCTCGCGGCCTTGTACGCGGGCAGCCTGCTGGCGCAGCCGCCGCTGGACGGGACCCGGGTCGACAGTCGCTAA
- the lpxL gene encoding LpxL/LpxP family Kdo(2)-lipid IV(A) lauroyl/palmitoleoyl acyltransferase, which yields MAEPALPPRPSLLSPRLWPMWLALAGMCAGARLPWALQRLIGGWIGAFALRAASERRRAARINLKLCFPEKTEAEREQLLRESFRDLGVGFFEFARAWWGEVAPMRRTVRIEGLELLDEVRAAGRGVLMISGHFMTLEMCGRLMCDHLPLAGMYRKHRNPVMEWAVKRGRLRYAAAMFTNEEIRPAMRHLKQGGFLWYAPDQDMRGKDTVFAPFFGVPAATITATHQFARLSGCAVVPFFHRREGADYILRVGAPLPEFPSSDATGDSARVNAQIESMVRQAPSQYLWIHRRFKRRPPGMVSPYKRQS from the coding sequence ATGGCCGAACCCGCCCTGCCTCCGCGTCCTTCCCTGCTGTCGCCGCGCCTGTGGCCGATGTGGCTGGCGCTGGCCGGCATGTGCGCCGGCGCGCGCCTGCCGTGGGCGCTGCAGCGCCTGATCGGCGGCTGGATCGGCGCCTTCGCGCTGCGCGCGGCGAGCGAGCGCCGGCGCGCGGCGCGGATCAACCTGAAGCTGTGCTTCCCGGAAAAGACCGAGGCCGAGCGCGAACAACTGCTGCGCGAGAGCTTCCGCGACCTGGGTGTGGGCTTCTTCGAATTCGCCCGCGCCTGGTGGGGCGAGGTCGCGCCGATGCGGCGCACGGTGCGGATCGAGGGCCTGGAGCTGCTGGACGAGGTGCGCGCGGCCGGGCGCGGCGTGCTGATGATCTCCGGCCATTTCATGACCCTGGAGATGTGCGGCCGGCTGATGTGCGATCACCTGCCGCTGGCCGGCATGTACCGCAAGCACCGCAATCCGGTGATGGAATGGGCGGTCAAGCGCGGCCGCCTGCGCTATGCGGCGGCGATGTTCACCAACGAAGAAATCCGCCCGGCGATGCGCCACCTCAAGCAGGGCGGCTTCCTGTGGTACGCGCCCGATCAGGACATGCGCGGCAAGGACACCGTGTTCGCGCCGTTCTTCGGCGTGCCGGCGGCGACGATCACCGCCACGCATCAGTTCGCGCGGCTCAGCGGCTGCGCGGTGGTGCCGTTCTTCCATCGCCGCGAAGGCGCCGACTACATCCTGCGCGTGGGCGCGCCGCTGCCGGAGTTTCCGTCCAGCGACGCCACCGGCGACAGCGCCCGCGTCAACGCGCAGATCGAGAGCATGGTGCGGCAGGCGCCGAGCCAGTACCTGTGGATCCATCGCCGCTTCAAGCGCCGCCCGCCGGGGATGGTCTCGCCGTACAAGCGGCAGTCCTGA
- the waaA gene encoding lipid IV(A) 3-deoxy-D-manno-octulosonic acid transferase produces the protein MRKDLIERLLRGLYSVALYLLAPVTVYHLIWRGFRQPAYFQRWLERYAIYRGPAQTRTLWLHAVSVGEVNAAIPLVNALRRGRPDLRLLVTTITPTGSDRARSAWGDSVEHVYLPYDLPGAVGRFLRHHKPCAALIMETELWPNLLFGCRDRGIPAYILNARLSERSLRGYRALAPLVSRALRTVRAVAAQSRADGERFIQLGASPEQVIQTGNLKFDVSVPDALEEFALECHRHTGERPVWIAASTHEDEEAATVAMHRRLRERFPGLLLLWAPRHPERFRVVAENARSAGWQVSTRSRARWPQPGDDVFVIDTLGELMSFYACADVAFVGGSLQAIGGHNLLEPAATGTPIVTGPHLHNFVEIAQRLEDAGALRIGQDADAVEAAVERLLADPIERAQMIDAGRALVELGRGALARTMALLQPSLPAREL, from the coding sequence ATGCGGAAGGATTTGATCGAGCGCCTGTTGCGCGGCCTGTATTCGGTCGCGCTGTATCTGTTGGCGCCGGTCACGGTGTATCACCTGATCTGGCGCGGTTTTCGCCAGCCGGCCTACTTCCAGCGCTGGCTGGAGCGCTACGCGATCTACCGCGGCCCGGCGCAGACGCGCACCTTGTGGCTGCACGCAGTCTCCGTCGGCGAGGTCAACGCCGCCATTCCGCTGGTCAACGCCTTGCGCCGCGGCCGCCCGGACCTGCGCCTGCTGGTGACCACCATCACCCCGACCGGTTCGGATCGCGCGCGCTCGGCCTGGGGCGACTCGGTCGAGCACGTCTATCTGCCCTACGATCTGCCCGGCGCGGTCGGCCGCTTCCTGCGCCATCACAAGCCGTGCGCGGCGCTGATCATGGAAACCGAGTTGTGGCCGAACCTGCTGTTCGGCTGCCGCGATCGCGGCATTCCGGCCTACATCCTCAACGCGCGGCTGTCGGAGCGTTCGCTGCGCGGTTACCGCGCGCTGGCGCCGCTGGTGAGCCGTGCGCTGCGCACGGTGCGCGCGGTCGCGGCGCAGTCGCGCGCCGACGGCGAGCGCTTCATCCAGCTCGGCGCGAGCCCGGAGCAGGTGATCCAGACCGGCAATCTGAAGTTCGACGTCAGCGTGCCCGATGCGCTGGAGGAGTTCGCCCTGGAATGCCATCGGCATACCGGCGAGCGGCCGGTGTGGATCGCCGCGAGCACGCACGAGGACGAAGAAGCCGCGACCGTGGCCATGCACCGGCGCCTGCGCGAGCGTTTCCCCGGCCTGTTGCTGCTGTGGGCGCCGCGCCATCCGGAGCGTTTCCGGGTGGTGGCCGAGAACGCGCGCAGCGCCGGCTGGCAGGTGTCCACGCGTTCGCGCGCGCGCTGGCCGCAGCCGGGCGACGATGTGTTCGTGATCGACACGCTCGGCGAGTTGATGAGTTTCTACGCCTGCGCCGATGTCGCTTTCGTTGGCGGCAGCTTGCAGGCGATCGGCGGGCATAACCTGCTGGAACCGGCGGCGACCGGCACGCCTATCGTCACCGGGCCGCATTTGCACAACTTCGTCGAGATCGCGCAGCGGCTGGAAGACGCCGGCGCCTTGCGCATCGGCCAGGACGCCGATGCGGTGGAGGCGGCGGTGGAGCGCTTGCTCGCCGATCCGATCGAGCGCGCGCAGATGATCGACGCCGGCCGGGCGCTGGTCGAACTGGGCCGCGGCGCGTTGGCGCGGACGATGGCGTTGTTGCAGCCGTCGTTGCCGGCTCGGGAGTTGTAG
- a CDS encoding TolC family outer membrane protein produces the protein MIRRPLVLALALTLLPAVASAEDLLQTYEAARLGDPVLSQAESSRLDTLENRIQARAQLLPSLSGEARLTRSRTFGKSNGASSDPTQPSLPFGTNIENNSTQRNYSLNASQMIYNRAAIKGLQSQNALSEASDFTLESANQELITRTSQTYFNVLIALENLAAAEAAETALQKQFDYASKRLEVGLAPITDVHEARAQYDDARARTITTRNTVEDAYQALSQITGQPVRSLKALPADFKPALPEAQNMDAWVNNAIQNNPSLRAQELAVRSAEINVETARAGHWPTLSLGASYGDSASWGDTTAQGITEDNRSSGSRGPSVGLTLSVPLYSGGAVQSGVRQALARRDSAQDELERQKRLLVRNTRNAYQVLIAGISEVEARRLAVVSAQAAYDASQVGLEVGTRTVLDVLNNQRTLLQAQQAYAQSKYNFLQNRLLLEQSAGSLDVADVQDINRLLTADAATNLAPPPATVQ, from the coding sequence ATGATCCGCCGTCCGCTCGTTCTTGCCCTGGCTCTAACCCTGCTGCCGGCCGTCGCGTCGGCCGAGGACCTGCTGCAGACCTACGAGGCGGCGCGCCTTGGCGATCCGGTCCTGTCGCAGGCCGAATCCAGCCGGCTGGACACGCTGGAAAACCGCATCCAGGCGCGCGCGCAGTTGCTGCCGTCGCTGAGCGGCGAGGCCCGGCTGACCCGCAGCCGCACCTTCGGCAAGAGCAACGGCGCCAGCAGCGATCCCACCCAGCCCAGCCTGCCGTTCGGCACCAACATCGAAAACAACAGCACGCAGCGCAACTACTCGCTCAACGCGAGCCAGATGATCTACAACCGCGCGGCGATCAAGGGCCTGCAGAGCCAGAACGCGCTCAGCGAGGCCAGCGACTTCACCCTGGAGTCGGCCAACCAGGAACTGATCACGCGCACCTCGCAGACCTACTTCAACGTGCTGATCGCGCTGGAAAACCTGGCCGCGGCGGAAGCGGCTGAAACCGCGCTGCAGAAGCAGTTCGACTACGCCTCCAAGCGCCTGGAAGTCGGCCTGGCGCCGATCACCGACGTGCACGAAGCGCGCGCCCAGTACGACGATGCGCGCGCGCGCACCATCACCACGCGCAACACGGTCGAGGACGCCTACCAGGCGCTGAGCCAGATCACCGGCCAGCCGGTGCGTTCGCTCAAGGCGCTGCCGGCGGACTTCAAGCCGGCCCTGCCCGAAGCGCAGAACATGGACGCCTGGGTCAACAACGCGATCCAGAACAATCCCTCGCTGCGCGCGCAGGAACTGGCGGTGCGTTCGGCCGAGATCAACGTGGAAACCGCGCGCGCCGGGCACTGGCCGACCCTGAGCCTGGGCGCCAGCTACGGCGACAGCGCGAGCTGGGGCGACACCACCGCCCAGGGCATCACCGAAGACAATCGCAGCAGCGGCAGCCGCGGCCCGAGCGTCGGCCTGACCTTGTCGGTGCCGTTGTACTCCGGCGGCGCGGTGCAGTCGGGCGTGCGCCAGGCGCTGGCCCGCCGCGACTCCGCGCAGGACGAGCTGGAACGGCAGAAGCGTTTGCTGGTGCGCAATACCCGCAACGCGTACCAGGTCCTGATCGCCGGCATCAGCGAAGTCGAAGCGCGGCGTCTGGCCGTGGTTTCGGCGCAGGCCGCGTACGACGCTTCGCAGGTCGGCCTGGAAGTCGGCACCCGCACCGTGCTGGACGTGTTGAACAACCAGCGCACCTTGCTGCAGGCGCAGCAGGCGTATGCGCAGTCCAAGTACAACTTCCTGCAGAACCGTTTGCTGCTGGAGCAGTCGGCCGGTTCGCTGGACGTGGCCGATGTGCAGGACATCAACCGCCTGCTGACCGCCGACGCCGCGACCAACCTGGCGCCGCCGCCGGCTACGGTGCAGTGA
- a CDS encoding protein-L-isoaspartate O-methyltransferase family protein — protein sequence MTIDYAKSRELMVEQQVRPWDVLDPRVLDVLAQLPREAFVAEAHRNLAYTDLSLPLAHGEFMMKPVMEGRTLQSLAVDPTDDVLEIGTGSGYLTACLGRLAREVVSLEIHPDLAATARERLAAQSVINAQVIEADALNYSTDRRFNAICVTGAVSQIPPQWLQWLQPGGRLFVVRGRSPAMEGVLLTGGERNEVNASRIQSLFETDLPYLQGAAPAPAFEF from the coding sequence ATTACGATCGATTACGCCAAGTCACGTGAACTGATGGTCGAACAACAAGTTCGGCCCTGGGACGTGCTCGACCCGCGCGTGCTCGATGTCCTGGCGCAATTGCCGCGCGAAGCCTTCGTGGCCGAGGCGCACCGCAACCTGGCCTACACCGACCTGTCGCTGCCGCTGGCGCATGGCGAATTCATGATGAAGCCGGTGATGGAAGGCCGGACCCTGCAGTCGCTGGCGGTCGATCCGACCGACGACGTGCTGGAGATCGGCACCGGCAGCGGTTACCTCACCGCCTGCCTGGGCCGCCTGGCGCGCGAAGTGGTCAGCCTGGAAATCCATCCCGACCTGGCCGCGACCGCGCGCGAGCGCCTGGCCGCCCAGTCCGTCATCAACGCCCAGGTCATCGAGGCCGACGCGCTGAACTACAGCACCGACCGCCGTTTCAACGCGATCTGCGTGACCGGCGCGGTGTCGCAGATTCCGCCGCAGTGGCTGCAGTGGCTGCAGCCGGGCGGCCGCCTGTTCGTGGTCCGCGGCCGTTCGCCGGCGATGGAAGGCGTGCTGTTGACCGGCGGAGAGCGCAACGAAGTCAACGCTTCGCGCATCCAGTCGTTGTTCGAAACCGATTTGCCGTATCTCCAAGGCGCCGCACCCGCGCCCGCCTTCGAGTTCTGA
- a CDS encoding TetR/AcrR family transcriptional regulator codes for MSTPRPTHPAAPPKPPGPGRPKDLGKRNAILEAAKRLFLIEGFDGVSMDQIATEAGVSKLTVYSHFGDKETLFGAAVKAYCEQHLPSPLFEAALATPLRERLLEIATAFYELISTPEAIQIHRLLCSPQMADSPLSKMFWDAGPQRLHTEFADLLQRRAETGELEVEDALRAANQFFALVKGEPHAMLMFGCGSTGKSELKAHIEASVTMFLRAYARREA; via the coding sequence ATGTCCACCCCCCGCCCCACCCACCCCGCCGCGCCCCCCAAGCCCCCCGGCCCCGGCCGCCCCAAGGACCTGGGCAAGCGCAACGCCATCCTCGAAGCGGCCAAACGGCTGTTCCTGATCGAAGGCTTCGACGGCGTGAGCATGGATCAGATCGCGACCGAGGCCGGCGTCTCCAAACTCACCGTTTACAGCCATTTCGGCGACAAAGAGACCTTGTTCGGCGCCGCGGTGAAGGCTTATTGCGAGCAGCACCTGCCCTCGCCGCTGTTCGAGGCGGCCCTGGCGACCCCGCTGCGCGAGCGCCTGCTCGAGATCGCCACCGCCTTCTACGAGTTGATCAGCACGCCCGAGGCGATCCAGATCCACCGCCTGCTGTGCTCCCCGCAGATGGCCGACTCGCCGCTGTCGAAGATGTTCTGGGACGCCGGTCCGCAACGGCTGCACACAGAGTTCGCGGATTTGCTGCAACGCCGGGCCGAAACCGGCGAACTGGAGGTCGAAGACGCGTTGCGCGCCGCCAACCAGTTCTTCGCCCTGGTCAAGGGCGAGCCGCACGCGATGCTGATGTTCGGCTGCGGCAGCACCGGCAAGAGCGAATTGAAGGCGCATATCGAGGCATCGGTAACGATGTTCCTGCGCGCCTATGCCCGCCGCGAGGCCTGA
- a CDS encoding efflux RND transporter periplasmic adaptor subunit, whose amino-acid sequence MRSRIFSASTPVSHGAPARPGGRRRGFATGAAVLAAALSLALAACGDGKPAAEAVRPVLVSRPTGAVNAVSAYAGEVRAREESPLSFRVAGKLIERKVDVGAHVAAGQVLAVLDPGDLEAQSRAAQAQFAAAEAEYARARADQVRFAQLGKDQLVSRSTMDAQDAAAKAAQAQLNSARANLDVARNQSAYTQLRAPAEGVIASRSAEAGQVVAAGQQVFALAADGAREVAFAVPEGAIATFKPGQQVLVELWSIPGKRWPARVREVSPAADPASRTYAARVSVDAPAGTLELGQSARIYQPDAAASGLSVPLAAVQRTGNGTAVFVADVASATVKLKPIVTGPFGQERVPVIKGLSAGDWVVSAGGHLLRDGQKVLAVDRDNHPVEK is encoded by the coding sequence ATGCGCAGCCGGATTTTTTCCGCCTCCACCCCAGTTTCGCACGGCGCTCCGGCACGGCCCGGCGGTCGCCGCCGCGGTTTCGCAACCGGCGCGGCGGTGCTGGCGGCGGCGCTGAGCCTGGCCCTGGCCGCCTGCGGAGACGGCAAACCGGCCGCCGAAGCGGTGCGGCCGGTGCTGGTGAGCCGGCCGACCGGCGCGGTCAACGCGGTCTCGGCCTATGCCGGCGAGGTGCGCGCCCGCGAAGAAAGCCCGCTGTCGTTCCGGGTCGCCGGCAAGCTGATCGAGCGCAAGGTCGATGTCGGCGCCCACGTCGCCGCCGGGCAGGTGCTGGCGGTGCTCGATCCGGGCGACCTGGAGGCGCAAAGCCGCGCCGCGCAGGCGCAGTTCGCCGCGGCCGAGGCCGAATACGCCCGCGCCCGCGCCGACCAGGTGCGGTTCGCGCAGCTGGGCAAGGACCAACTGGTCAGCCGTTCGACGATGGACGCGCAGGACGCCGCGGCCAAGGCCGCGCAAGCCCAGCTCAATTCGGCGCGCGCCAATCTGGACGTCGCCCGCAATCAATCGGCCTACACCCAGTTGCGCGCGCCGGCCGAAGGCGTGATCGCCTCGCGCAGCGCCGAAGCCGGGCAGGTGGTCGCGGCCGGCCAGCAGGTGTTCGCGCTGGCCGCCGACGGTGCGCGCGAAGTCGCCTTCGCCGTGCCCGAGGGCGCAATCGCGACCTTCAAGCCGGGCCAGCAGGTACTGGTGGAACTGTGGTCGATCCCGGGCAAGCGCTGGCCGGCGCGCGTGCGCGAAGTCTCGCCCGCGGCCGACCCGGCCTCGCGCACCTACGCCGCGCGGGTCAGCGTCGATGCCCCGGCCGGAACGCTGGAACTGGGCCAGAGCGCGCGCATCTATCAGCCCGACGCGGCCGCCTCCGGCCTGAGCGTGCCGCTCGCCGCGGTGCAGCGCACCGGCAACGGCACCGCGGTGTTCGTCGCCGATGTGGCCAGCGCCACGGTGAAGCTCAAACCCATCGTCACCGGACCCTTCGGCCAGGAGCGCGTGCCGGTGATCAAGGGGCTGAGCGCGGGCGACTGGGTCGTATCCGCCGGCGGCCATCTGTTGCGCGACGGTCAGAAAGTGCTCGCGGTGGACCGCGACAACCATCCGGTCGAGAAGTGA